In Bactrocera oleae isolate idBacOlea1 chromosome 5, idBacOlea1, whole genome shotgun sequence, a genomic segment contains:
- the bcn92 gene encoding protein bcn92 — MSTRRQVITIYRLLLREAEKIPAYNFRMFAGRKIRDTFRENKSINDFAVIDQKLAEAKQNLELVRRQVIIGHLYSAEKLVIEQPKKALRRTK, encoded by the exons atgtcAACGAGACGGCAAGTAATTACAATTTATCGCCTACTTTTGCGTGAGGCTGAAAAAATTCCTGCCTACAATTTCAG AATGTTTGCTGGACGAAAAATACGTGACACATTCcgtgaaaataaaagtattaatgATTTTGCGGTTATCGATCAAAAACTAGCAGAAGCTAAACAAAATCTGGAGCTTGTGCGGCGGCAG GTTATCATTGGACACCTGTACTCTGCTGAAAAACTTGTAATTGAACAACCTAAAAAAGCACTACGCCGCACAAAATAG
- the LOC106625913 gene encoding RUN domain-containing protein 1 yields MNSIRSEQMEEKFDKDFSSLLANSTVADNKENGVCAIALVEVANKHTAVGDDTGDEGQQLDEDETIFLERRCNSQCSESNAADATRVEARTTNSATATPSPTFAQNTIYAVHKPIAYECMMGSQLDGAEMQDEEEAEVEVKNRVVASTRHDMPNSELQLFAQCKEANGIFNDDTLLTAEHFDHISPHPLSERWSPLGANYDDAMSPTSELLSPESELELLSSDSQDKQEMLRSDTNDLGRLRSMEEEQELLTTSLMALTSHFAHVQLRVRQIVEAPSHERDQLLKDLEEFAFRGIPEPIVPAAVGNTNADSSSQSQPDDEVVRQRQFELIEHLKSQLSELEKLAYESGAPVLPQHILLEKQKIIIDELKNKLNLQVDERDLPELSSEELKNHVDNAIGEFVGPLRMKEQLVAQLKTQITDLERFIAFLQCDTEDSKMKTLNGNEKLNEPYNSYAAKKKGEKVRKKLVSPQQDANEQDTLKTMHPNTSRNAAQPDSGETLNSKAHGLLDKASLLMQMFATTHFGAKADQFQKNAMKKTSKGNHWGDLRAQLEVDIQEVASLAATLSFDREKLANMKRALKNTSRNANTTLALSAQNGTVTVPPRARTQPATTAAQRKELKAYIVSSDSDDDTYDCYAWERNHCRKTHGVRYKGGDSIITISKELTTAVRKNFSMTLLRLIQHGLRVETESATSSLIVPFMRCLNPSPIFAAEQVYRGRDATSATSFVSSAAFSSTYNANYTDNDCDDESAGGFFGNGGSRPMHAWELILEYYYLKNGDEFNNTPARKLSQSFNLDIVDAQTITAKQSFLSAVGMIIAMHRPYKRSYNAHFKAFVCAGLNCHQLVEWLNLIFSCNDLVDTYYTPNSYVARTGFRDSLRSIDALTKYDFDLPIDLAIRHFRNL; encoded by the exons ATGAATAGCATACGAAGTGAACAGATGGAAGAAAAGTTCGATAAGGACTTCAGCAGCCTTCTCGCTAACTCCACTGTGGCTGACAACAAAGAAAACGGTGTTTGTGCAATTGCACTTGTGGAGGTGGCAAATAAGCACACAGCCGTGGGGGACGATACAGGGGACGAAGGTCAACAACTTGACGAGGATGAAACGATTTTTCTTGAGCGTCGTTGCAATAGTCAATGTAGCGAAAGCAATGCAGCTGATGCGACGCGAGTGGAGGCAAGAACAACCAACTCAGCAACCGCTACACCTTCGCCAACTTTCGCACAAAACACCATTTATGCTGTACATAAACCGATAGCTTATGAGTGTATGATGGGTAGTCAGCTAGACGGGGCGGAAATGCAGGACGAAGAAGAAGCAGAGGTAGAGGTAAAAAATCGCGTGGTCGCATCAACACGACATGACATGCCGAATAGCGAGCTACAATTGTTCGCGCAATGCAAGGAAGCAAATGGCATTTTCAATGACGACACACTATTGACAGCGGAACATTTCGATCATATATCACCACATCCGCTGAGTGAGCGTTGGTCGCCGTTAGGCGCGAATTACGATGATGCAATGAGTCCAACATCAGAATTGCTTAGTCCTGAATCGGAGTTGGAACTGTTGAGTTCCGATAGTCAGGATAAGCAGGAAATGTTGAGAAGTGATACCAACGATTTGGGACGTTTGAGAAGCATGGAAGAGGAGCAGGAGTTGTTAACCACTTCATTGATGGCATTGACTTCACATTTTGCGCATGTTCAACTGCGCGTGCGACAAATTGTGGAAGCGCCTTCGCATGAACGTGATCAATTACTTAAGGATTTGGAGGAGTTCGCGTTTCGCGGTATACCGGAA CCAATCGTACCGGCCGCGGTAGGTAACACGAATGCCGACTCCTCTAGCCAATCGCAGCCAGACGATGAAGTGGTGCGTCAGCGTCAATTCGAGCTGATCGAACATCTGAAATCACAACTAAGTGAATTGGAAAAATTGGCATATGAATCGGGTGCACCCGTCTTGCCACAACATATATTGCTGGAGAAACAGAAGATAATAATTGATGAGCTAAAGAATAAACTCAATTTGCAAGTGGACGAACGCGATTTACCCGAACTGAGTTCGGAAGAGTTGAAGAATCATGTAGATAACGCCATTGGCGAGTTTGTTGGTCCACTGCGTATGAAAGAACAGTTAGTGGCTCAGCTGAAAACTCAAATAACCGATCTGGAACGTTTCATTGCATTTTTGCAATGCGATACAGAGGATTCGAAAATGAAGACACTCAATGGTAATGAGAAACTGAATGAGCCCTACAATAGTTATGCTGCCAAGAAGAAAGGTGAAAAAGTTCGGAAGAAACTTGTGTCACCGCAGCAAGATGCTAACGAACAGGATACTCTCAAGACAATGCATCCAAATACAAGTCGGAATGCCGCACAACCAGATAGTGGAGAGACTTTAAATAGCAAGGCTCATGGTTTGTTAGATAAAGCTTCGTTGTTGATGCAAATGTTCGCCACGACACATTTTGGCGCCAAAGCCGATCAATTTCAGAAGAATGCGATGAAGAAGACATCGAAAGGCAATCATTGGGG AGACTTACGCGCGCAACTAGAAGTCGACATACAGGAGGTGGCATCGCTTGCAGCCACATTAAGCTTCGATCGAGAAAAGTTGGCCAACATGAAGCGGGCGCTGAAGAATACCAGCCGCAATGCCAATACAACACTGGCGTTAAGCGCACAAAACGGTACCGTTACGGTGCCACCACGTGCGCGCACACAACCAGCCACTACGGCAGCGCAACGCAAAGAACTCAAGGCGTATATTGTATCATCCGATTCGGACGACGACACGTACGATTGTTATGCCTGGGAACGAAACCATTGCCGCAAGACGCACGGTGTGCGCTACAAGGGTGGCGACTCTATTATCACGATAAGCAAAGAGTTGACAACGGCGGTGCGTAAGAATTTCTCCATGACACTGCTGCGACTCATCCAGCATGGACTGCGCGTGGAAACGGAATCGGCCACATCCAGCCTAATTGTGCCGTTCATGCGTTGCCTCAATCCGTCCCCGATTTTTGCCGCCGAACAGGTTTACCGTGGCAGGGATGCGACCAGCGCTACATCCTTTGTCTCGTCAGCGGCCTTTTCTTCCACCTACAATGCCAATTACACGGATAACGATTGTGATGATGAGAGCGCAGGCGGCTTTTTCGGCAACGGCGGCAGTCGTCCTATGCATGCTTGGGAACTCATTTTGGAGTACTACTATTTGAAGAATGGTGATGAATTTAATAATACGCCGGCGCGTAAGCTTTCGCAAAGCTTCAATTTGGACATTGTCGACGCGCAAACCATCACGGCGAAGCAGAGCTTCCTCAGCGCAGTCGGCATGATCATCGCCATGCATCGACCCTACAAGCGCAGCTACAATGCCCACTTCAAGGCGTTCGTTTGTGCGGGTCTGAA CTGCCATCAGTTGGTCGAGTGGTTAAATTTGATATTCAGCTGCAACGATTTGGTGGATACCTACTACACGCCCAACAGCTATGTTGCACGCACCGGTTTTCGTGATTCGCTGCGATCGATCGACGCTCTAACCAAATATGACTTCGATTTGCCCATAGATTTGGCTATACGACATTTtagaaatctttaa
- the Pgd gene encoding 6-phosphogluconate dehydrogenase, decarboxylating — MSAKADIALIGLAVMGQNLILNMNDNGFVVCAYNRTVEKVNQFLQNEAKGTKVIGATSLQDMVNKLKLPRKIMLLVKAGSAVDDFIKQLLPLLSPGDVIIDGGNSEYQDTARRCDELRAKRILYVGSGVSGGEEGARHGPSLMPGGHPEAWPLIQPIFQSICAKADNEPCCEWVGEGGAGHFVKMVHNGIEYGDMQLICEAYQIMKALGLSQAEMATEFEKWNSEELDSFLIEITRDILNYQDEKGFLLERIRDTAGQKGTGKWTAIAALQYGVPVTLIGEAVFSRCLSALKDERVAASKQLSGPGVSAKVGDLPKFLNHIKHALYCAKIVSYAQGFMLMREAAKENNWNLNYGGIALMWRGGCIIRSVFLGNIKDAYTRNPQLSNLLLDDFFKKAIEVGQNSWRQVVANAFLWGIPVPALSTALSFYDGYRTEKLPANLLQAQRDYFGAHTYELLGAEGKFVHTNWTGTGGNVSASTYQA; from the exons atgtCAGC TAAAGCAGATATTGCCTTGATCGGTTTGGCCGTTATGGGTCAGAATCTCATTTTGAACATGAATGATAATGGCTTCGTGGTTTGCGCCTACAATCGCACCGTCGAGAAG GTCAACCAATTTCTGCAGAATGAGGCCAAGGGCACAAAAGTGATCGGCGCTACTTCGTTGCAGGATATGGTCAACAAATTGAAGTTGCCACGTAAAATTATGCTTTTGGTCAAGG CCGGCAGCGCTGTGGACgactttatcaaacaattgTTGCCACTACTATCGCCCGGCGATGTAATCATCGACGGTGGCAACTCCGAGTATCAAGATACCGCACGTCGTTGCGATGAATTGCGCGCTAAACGAATTTTGTACGTTGGTTCGGGAGTGAGCGGTGGCGAAGAGGGTGCGCGTCATGGACCATCACTCATGCCCGGCGGTCATCCGGAAGCGTGGCCACTCATACAACCCATCTTCCAGTCAATTTGCGCAAAAGCCGACAACGAGCCATGCTGCGAATGGGTCGGCGAAGGTGGTGCTGGACATTTTGTCAAAATGGTACATAACGGTATTGAGTATGGCGATATGCAATTGATTTGCGAAGCGTATCAAATCATGAAAGCGCTTGGTCTCTCACAAGCCGAAATGGCTACAGAGTTCGAGAAGTGGAACAGCGAAGAATTGGATTCATTCCTCATCGAAATCACACGTGACATtttaaattatcaggatgagaAAGGTTTTCTGTTGGAGCGCATACGCGACACAGCTGGACAAAAGGGTACAGGAAAGTGGACAGCCATTGCTGCGCTGCAATACGGTGTACCTGTAACGCTAATCGGTGAAGCGGTATTCTCACGTTGCTTATCCGCGTTGAAGGATGAACGTGTGGCGGCCAGCAAACAATTGAGCGGACCTGGCGTATCGGCAAAGGTTGGGGATCTACCCAAGTTCTTGAATCACATCAAGCATGCATTGTACTGCGCCAAAATCGTTTCGTACGCGCAAGGCTTCATGTTGATGCGTGAGGCGGCCAAAGAGAATAACTGGAACCTGAATTATGGTGGCATTGCGTTGATGTGGCGTGGCGGTTGCATTATTCGCAG TGTGTTCTTGGGTAACATCAAGGATGCCTACACCCGCAATCCACAACTCTCGAACCTGCTGTTGGATGACTTCTTCAAGAAGGCCATTGAAGTTGGCCAAAACTCATGGCGTCAAGTTGTCGCCAACGCCTTTCTGTGGGGCATTCCTGTACCAGCTCTTTCGACCGCGCTCTCGTTCTACGATGGCTATCGCACCGAAAAATTACCCGCCAACTTGTTGCAAGCGCAACGCGATTACTTTGGCGCACACACTTATGAACTCTTAGGTGCTGAGGGTAAATTTGTGCACACCAATTGGACCGGCACCGGTGGCAATGTCTCCGCCAGTACATACCAGGCGTAA
- the LOC106625563 gene encoding uncharacterized oxidoreductase TM_0325-like has translation MSFTGKVVIVTGASSGLGAGTAETFAKRGAKVALVGRNIVNLKSTEAACKAANPKAELLLIAADVTVDAERIIKTTLEKFGKLDVLVNNAGILAYGSILDIGVEQFDSLLNTNLRSIFLLTKLAAPHLIKTQGNIVNVSSVAGLRTFPNTSSYCTSKAAVDQFTRCIALDLAAKKVRVNAVNPGVVVTDIHARSGMTEADYADYMRRAKETHALGRVGTTKEVADTIAFLASEEASFITGATVPIDGGKQAMCPR, from the coding sequence ATGAGTTTTACCGGTAAAGTAGTGATTGTAACAGGTGCCAGTTCGGGCCTTGGTGCCGGCACTGCCGAGACATTCGCGAAACGCGGTGCTAAAGTTGCGCTCGTCGGACGCAATATCGTGAATTTGAAATCTACTGAAGCAGCCTGCAAGGCAGCCAATCCCAAAGCCGAGTTGCTGCTCATAGCTGCCGATGTTACCGTGGATGCGGAGCGCATCATCAAGACAACACTAGAGAAGTTCGGCAAATTGGATGTGTTAGTCAATAACGCGGGTATTTTGGCTTACGGCAGCATCTTAGACATAGGTGTAGAGCAATTCGACTCATTACTCAACACGAATTTGCGCTCCATCTTCCTGCTCACCAAACTGGCAGCGCCGCATCTCATCAAGACGCAAGGTAATATCGTGAATGTTTCGAGTGTCGCTGGTTTGCGTACCTTCCCCAATACATCAAGCTATTGTACCTCTAAGGCGGCGGTTGATCAGTTCACCAGATGCATCGCCTTGGATTTGGCAGCGAAGAAGGTGCGTGTGAATGCCGTAAATCCCGGTGTTGTGGTGACAGACATTCATGCACGCAGCGGCATGACGGAAGCAGACTATGCAGACTACATGCGACGTGCTAAGGAGACGCATGCGCTCGGACGTGTGGGCACGACTAAAGAGGTGGCTGACACCATTGCTTTTTTGGCCAGTGAAGAGGCTTCGTTCATCACCGGCGCCACTGTGCCCATCGATGGTGGCAAGCAGGCGATGTGTCCACGTTAA
- the LOC106625338 gene encoding uncharacterized protein, with protein sequence MLLNSRNILLFSICALLLCHDALCSVKRFKRSIYGLDSNGPYLPAPFGPVPFAPFGLGSPFAQPPFALPYGPYAPPPYAAPHAYPFPPGYPSYPYHNPVFAPPPPPLSAPFHPPIVAPAAPVGPPPAPIIVPAKTAAALSIASIIHAFIARKFYPPVLPVPIARPVPYPVPERSPISPTFSRYAPVTMLRPIQADAQTVRNRTESSCVRNIPQITFENQIFREAMTSTEAPWQPTVIPINE encoded by the exons ATGCTGCTGAACAGCCGCAATATTTTGCTTTTCTCCATTTGTGCG TTACTGCTCTGCCATGATGCGTTATGTTCGGTTAAACGTTTTAAGCGCAGCATTTATGGACTAGACTCTAATGGACCCTATCTACCTGCGCCCTTTGGACCAGTACCATTTGCACCTTTCGGTTTGGGTTCACCGTTCGCGCAACCACCCTTCGCCTTGCCTTATGGTCCTTATGCTCCGCCGCCATATGCTGCGCCGCATGCCTATCCCTTCCCACCCGGCTATCCTTCCTATCCCTATCACAATCCAGTTTTtgcaccaccaccaccgccgctGTCAGCGCCATTTCATCCACCTATTGTAGCGCCTGCGGCACCGGTGGGTCCACCGCCAGCACCGATTATTGTGCCAGCCAAGACAGCTGCCGCATTGAGTATTGCTTCGATTATTCACGCGTTTATTGCGCGAAAATTCTATCCGCCCGTATTGCCGGTACCCATTGCTAGGCCAGTGCCATATCCGGTGCCTGAGCGG tcTCCAATATCTCCAACCTTTTCACGATATGCTCCAGTAACGATGCTGAGACCGATACAGGCTGATGCTCAAACTGTTAGAAATCGTACAGAGAGCTCTTGTGTACGAAATATTCCTCAAATAACgtttgaaaatcaaattttccGAGAGGCAATGACGTCAACTGAAGCTCCTTGGCAACCCACAGTCATTCCCATTAATGAATAG